One genomic segment of Gemmatimonas aurantiaca includes these proteins:
- a CDS encoding cytochrome c3 family protein, protein MRHTFWPLRLAVALLAATAMSGCSSDTIVYRDRAPFNIPADSATGYLGYYNIAARQTTCGNCHVDYQRSWKDTKHASAFATLRTSMTPQITKDTLCAGCHSVNGNGNATETARVGYMKVRDSSYMDVQCESCHGPGLKHVEGVGNATVIRPLPKLSMTGKGTCGDCHSGTHQPFAEEWEQSNHANVNASRASNASCQGCHEGRGALAKWGVKANFAEKDNPTAYVAITCAVCHDPHGSPNSAQLRFPITTTDPERNLCIKCHMRVAEPTVTSSSPHAPQGAVLLGMGGWRPPGFAYDTARIFGSHATEKNPKLCAGCHVGRFTGTDKANGEFSFQATGHLMRPVPCLDAAGKPTGSKTCAYTTTARSWQTCAASGCHANAAAAANAFTTIRSRMKFYTDQLWTDLNGNGSMQASPTDGGLLPTLRQSKPTEWSTTDQVITPAEGAEFNARLCGEYGQSNADNSKGIHNPFLCEALLISTISYLRTYYALPATAQATLPHGPIGGEFNRNMVVTGTSPK, encoded by the coding sequence ATGCGACACACCTTCTGGCCCTTGCGTCTCGCGGTTGCCCTTCTGGCGGCAACCGCCATGTCCGGTTGCTCGAGTGACACGATCGTGTACCGCGATCGTGCACCGTTCAACATCCCCGCCGATTCGGCCACTGGATACCTGGGCTACTACAACATTGCCGCCAGGCAGACCACCTGCGGCAACTGCCACGTCGACTACCAGCGCAGTTGGAAGGACACGAAGCACGCCAGTGCGTTCGCCACGCTTCGCACGTCGATGACCCCGCAGATCACGAAAGACACGCTGTGCGCCGGATGTCACTCGGTGAACGGCAACGGCAATGCGACCGAGACGGCACGTGTCGGCTATATGAAGGTGAGGGATTCCAGTTACATGGACGTGCAGTGCGAGAGCTGTCACGGGCCCGGGTTGAAGCATGTCGAAGGGGTGGGGAACGCGACGGTCATTCGCCCGCTGCCGAAGCTTTCCATGACCGGCAAAGGCACCTGCGGTGACTGCCATTCGGGCACGCACCAGCCGTTCGCCGAAGAGTGGGAGCAGTCGAATCACGCGAACGTGAATGCGTCCCGCGCGTCGAACGCGTCCTGCCAGGGGTGTCATGAAGGACGCGGCGCACTGGCCAAGTGGGGGGTCAAGGCCAACTTCGCAGAGAAGGATAATCCCACGGCGTACGTCGCCATCACCTGCGCCGTCTGCCACGACCCACACGGCTCGCCCAACTCGGCGCAACTGCGCTTCCCCATCACGACCACGGATCCCGAGCGGAATCTGTGCATCAAGTGTCACATGCGGGTGGCCGAACCCACGGTCACCTCGAGTTCACCGCATGCGCCGCAGGGGGCCGTGCTGTTGGGAATGGGCGGCTGGCGTCCGCCGGGCTTTGCCTACGACACCGCCCGCATTTTCGGCTCCCATGCCACGGAGAAGAACCCGAAGCTCTGCGCCGGTTGTCACGTCGGTCGCTTTACCGGCACCGACAAGGCCAACGGAGAGTTCAGTTTCCAGGCGACGGGTCACCTGATGCGTCCGGTGCCGTGCCTCGACGCCGCCGGCAAGCCGACGGGGAGCAAGACCTGCGCCTACACGACCACGGCCCGCAGTTGGCAGACCTGTGCGGCGAGCGGATGCCATGCCAATGCCGCGGCCGCCGCGAACGCGTTCACGACGATCCGCAGTCGCATGAAGTTCTACACGGATCAGCTCTGGACGGACCTGAACGGCAACGGATCGATGCAGGCGAGTCCGACCGACGGCGGCTTGCTCCCCACGTTGCGGCAGAGCAAGCCGACGGAGTGGTCGACGACCGATCAGGTGATCACGCCTGCCGAAGGCGCGGAGTTCAACGCGCGACTCTGCGGGGAGTATGGGCAGTCCAACGCCGACAACTCGAAGGGCATCCACAATCCGTTCCTGTGTGAAGCGCTGCTGATCTCCACCATCAGCTACCTTCGCACCTACTATGCTCTTCCGGCTACCGCGCAGGCGACCCTCCCGCATGGGCCCATCGGTGGTGAGTTCAATCGCAACATGGTGGTCACCGGCACGTCTCCGAAGTAA